In Bacteroidia bacterium, one genomic interval encodes:
- a CDS encoding ClpXP adapter SpxH family protein, with amino-acid sequence MEKNNPLLCNPDSGICEIPVKGHTITESSNIKSEKKLIKVIYYTDPICSSCWGIEPQLRKLKLEYGNIIEIEYRMGGLLPDWSYNSGGISKPSDVAHHWDEVSVYYDMPIDGDVWLEDPLQSSYPPSIAVKAAQMQDHEKAILFLREIREMVFLKKRNITKWENLESAAKSVGLNLNKFKEDYDGRAKELFNEDLALGKQLGVRGFPTMFFTDTLGRTETVFGSKPYDAFESTIIKLLPDVQKINYDKSTAAVFSHYQSLTAKEFSVLTGTARQQSEQVLTDLVANGKLEKLTTKNGSIWKLKNAEQ; translated from the coding sequence ATGGAGAAAAACAATCCTTTATTATGCAATCCTGACAGTGGTATTTGCGAAATCCCGGTTAAAGGACATACTATAACAGAAAGCAGCAACATAAAATCAGAAAAGAAACTAATAAAAGTAATTTACTATACTGACCCGATTTGTTCTTCTTGTTGGGGCATTGAGCCACAGCTACGCAAATTAAAATTGGAGTACGGTAACATTATTGAAATAGAATACAGAATGGGAGGTTTGTTGCCCGACTGGAGTTACAATAGTGGAGGAATAAGTAAGCCATCAGATGTTGCTCACCATTGGGATGAGGTTAGTGTTTATTATGATATGCCAATTGACGGTGATGTTTGGTTAGAAGACCCATTACAATCATCCTATCCACCCTCTATTGCAGTAAAGGCAGCCCAAATGCAAGATCATGAGAAAGCAATTCTGTTTTTAAGAGAGATAAGAGAAATGGTTTTTCTAAAGAAACGGAATATAACAAAGTGGGAAAATTTAGAATCGGCAGCTAAGTCTGTGGGATTAAATTTAAATAAGTTTAAAGAAGATTACGATGGAAGAGCAAAAGAGCTTTTTAATGAAGACTTAGCATTAGGCAAGCAGTTAGGTGTAAGAGGTTTTCCGACTATGTTTTTTACAGATACATTGGGAAGGACAGAAACTGTATTTGGATCAAAACCCTATGATGCCTTTGAGAGCACAATCATTAAACTTCTGCCTGATGTACAAAAAATCAACTATGACAAAAGTACGGCAGCAGTATTTTCACACTATCAGTCATTAACAGCAAAGGAATTTTCTGTACTGACAGGAACAGCAAGACAACAAAGCGAACAAGTACTTACTGATTTGGTGGCAAATGGTAAGTTAGAAAAACTTACAACAAAAAACGGATCCATTTGGAAATTGAAAAATGCAGAACAATAA
- the rho gene encoding transcription termination factor Rho: MYDILELSDKLVAELREIAKELNIENYEGLKKQDLIYKILDHQAIHPELAKSKKADKPKDEKPRHEKPRHEKKEHKPAAAPAAAEKPVEEPVTASVANEVTSETKAQDDADKPRRKRIIPAGVPQKNESPQQVVNKTTEVTPAPQEVITPPAKTAIEERPQQNQQPQQQQQNDFQQRNRERRFPDNQQQNNFRPQNDYFEFDNAINAEGVLEIMPEGYGFLRSSDYDYLSSPDDVYVGQSQIKAFALKTGDTVKCKVRPPREGEKFFPLTKVELINGLEPTIVRDRIPFDYLTPLFPFEKLNLSGENSTMSTRIMDMFSPIGKGQRGLIVAQPKTGKTVLLKEVANAIAANHPEVYLIVLLIDERPEEVTDMARSVKAEVISSTFDEPADKHVKIANLVLEKAKRLVECGHDVVIVLDSITRLARAYNTTAPASGKILSGGVDSNALHKPKRFFGAARKIEKGGSLTIIATALIDTGSRMDEVIFEEFKGTGNMELQLDRKLSNKRVYPAIDLVASSTRREDLLLDRKMLERMWILRNHLADMNPMEAMEFLLDRLRGTKSNEEFLISMNS; the protein is encoded by the coding sequence ATGTACGATATTCTCGAACTTAGTGACAAGCTTGTAGCCGAGCTACGCGAAATTGCCAAAGAGCTTAACATTGAAAACTACGAAGGCTTAAAAAAACAGGACCTTATCTATAAGATTCTTGACCATCAGGCTATACATCCGGAATTGGCAAAATCAAAAAAAGCCGATAAGCCCAAAGATGAAAAACCGCGTCATGAGAAACCGCGTCATGAGAAAAAGGAACATAAACCTGCTGCCGCACCAGCTGCTGCAGAAAAACCTGTTGAAGAACCTGTAACAGCATCTGTTGCTAATGAAGTAACATCAGAAACAAAAGCCCAGGATGATGCCGATAAGCCTAGAAGAAAAAGAATTATTCCTGCCGGAGTACCACAAAAAAATGAATCTCCTCAACAAGTTGTCAATAAAACAACTGAAGTTACTCCTGCACCACAGGAAGTTATAACACCACCTGCAAAAACAGCTATTGAAGAAAGACCACAACAAAATCAACAGCCGCAGCAACAACAGCAAAACGATTTTCAACAAAGGAACAGAGAGCGTAGATTTCCGGACAATCAACAACAAAATAATTTTCGTCCGCAGAACGACTACTTTGAGTTTGATAATGCCATCAATGCAGAAGGTGTTTTAGAAATTATGCCTGAAGGATATGGCTTTTTGCGCTCATCAGACTATGACTATTTAAGTTCACCGGATGATGTGTATGTTGGACAATCACAGATTAAAGCGTTTGCATTAAAAACAGGTGATACTGTAAAATGCAAAGTTCGTCCACCACGTGAAGGAGAAAAATTCTTCCCACTGACGAAGGTAGAATTGATAAACGGCCTTGAACCTACAATTGTTCGCGACCGTATTCCATTTGATTATCTGACACCACTTTTCCCATTTGAGAAACTAAATCTTTCCGGAGAGAACAGCACCATGAGCACAAGAATTATGGATATGTTTTCACCTATTGGAAAAGGACAACGTGGGTTAATAGTTGCGCAACCGAAAACAGGTAAGACAGTACTTTTAAAAGAAGTTGCCAATGCTATTGCGGCCAACCATCCTGAAGTATATCTGATAGTATTGTTGATTGATGAAAGGCCTGAAGAGGTTACAGATATGGCACGCAGTGTGAAAGCCGAAGTTATTTCTTCGACCTTTGATGAACCTGCCGACAAGCATGTAAAAATTGCCAACCTTGTTTTAGAAAAAGCTAAACGTTTGGTAGAATGTGGGCATGATGTTGTAATTGTATTGGATTCCATTACACGACTGGCTCGTGCCTATAATACCACTGCACCTGCGTCCGGAAAAATATTATCCGGTGGTGTTGACTCGAACGCACTTCACAAGCCAAAAAGATTTTTTGGTGCAGCACGTAAAATAGAAAAAGGCGGTTCATTAACCATCATTGCAACAGCGTTAATTGACACCGGTTCAAGAATGGACGAAGTAATCTTCGAAGAATTTAAAGGTACGGGTAATATGGAGTTGCAGCTTGACCGCAAGCTAAGTAACAAACGCGTTTATCCGGCAATTGATTTAGTTGCTTCAAGTACAAGACGTGAAGATCTTTTGCTGGACAGAAAAATGTTGGAGCGTATGTGGATTTTAAGAAATCACTTAGCCGACATGAACCCAATGGAAGCTATGGAATTTTTGCTTGACCGTTTAAGAGGAACAAAATCAAACGAAGAGTTTCTTATTTCGATGAACAGTTAG
- the mqnB gene encoding futalosine hydrolase: MNILIIAATKQEISLFQIEKSEEIHIYKGHKVETLISGPGILATAFHLTKKLKEKHFDLVINAGIAGSLDENINPGEVVQVISEQIADSGSEDHENFINLFDLGLIDGNEFPFKEKWLTPKIITTHSLEKTKKVNAITVNKAHGNENSIKQLKKTNTGQIESLEGAACFYVCMMLNADVVQLRAISNMVEPRNRNNWKIELAVTHLNASLNNLLHELLPSE; the protein is encoded by the coding sequence GTGAATATACTGATAATTGCAGCAACAAAACAAGAAATAAGCCTCTTTCAGATAGAAAAATCTGAAGAAATTCATATTTATAAGGGTCATAAGGTAGAAACGCTGATATCAGGTCCAGGGATTCTGGCAACAGCTTTTCATCTGACCAAGAAACTGAAAGAAAAGCACTTTGATTTGGTTATTAATGCAGGTATTGCCGGAAGTTTAGATGAAAATATTAATCCTGGTGAAGTTGTTCAGGTAATTTCCGAACAGATTGCTGATAGTGGTTCTGAAGATCATGAAAATTTTATTAATCTTTTCGATTTAGGATTAATTGATGGCAATGAATTTCCTTTCAAAGAAAAATGGCTTACTCCAAAAATTATTACAACACATTCTTTAGAAAAAACTAAAAAAGTAAATGCCATTACTGTCAACAAAGCTCATGGTAATGAAAACAGTATTAAACAGTTGAAAAAAACGAATACAGGTCAAATTGAGTCGTTAGAAGGTGCTGCCTGTTTTTATGTTTGTATGATGCTGAATGCAGATGTTGTTCAGCTTAGAGCTATCAGCAACATGGTTGAGCCTCGTAATCGTAACAACTGGAAAATTGAGTTGGCGGTTACTCATTTAAATGCTTCGTTAAATAATTTACTCCATGAACTACTTCCGTCAGAATAA
- a CDS encoding 6-carboxytetrahydropterin synthase codes for MIYITRKERFNAAHKLYKPEWSEEKNKEVFGKCSNPNWHGHNYELFITVKGIPNPETGFVIDLKVLSQIVKEKVIDPLDHKNINLDVKFMQGIMASTEMLAVQIWNQLHDAIGSHGALLHAVKLFETENNFVEYFGNEK; via the coding sequence ATGATTTATATTACCAGAAAAGAACGGTTTAATGCAGCTCATAAATTGTATAAGCCGGAATGGAGTGAGGAAAAAAACAAAGAGGTATTTGGCAAATGCTCTAATCCAAATTGGCATGGTCATAATTATGAGTTATTTATAACAGTCAAAGGCATACCTAATCCTGAAACAGGTTTTGTGATTGATTTGAAAGTTTTAAGCCAGATTGTTAAAGAAAAAGTAATTGATCCGCTAGACCATAAAAACATCAATCTCGATGTGAAATTTATGCAGGGAATTATGGCATCAACAGAAATGCTTGCAGTGCAGATATGGAATCAGTTACATGATGCCATTGGGAGTCATGGAGCCTTACTTCATGCTGTTAAACTCTTTGAAACAGAAAATAATTTTGTTGAATATTTTGGAAACGAAAAATGA
- the folE gene encoding GTP cyclohydrolase I FolE, whose protein sequence is MNKGPQNLIDDDDDPEGYRKIDHYNHDSLNKLSQSYFEVLQNLGENTSREGIVKTPERVAKAMQFLTQGYHLNAKEILESARFREDYKQMVIVKDIEVYSLCEHHMLPFFGKAHVAYIPNNYIVGLSKIPRVVDVFARRLQVQERLTVEIRDAIQETLSPLGVAVVIEARHLCMQMRGIQKQNSVTTTSAFTGEFENDRTRSEFLRLIADKHI, encoded by the coding sequence ATGAATAAAGGCCCACAGAATTTAATTGATGATGATGATGACCCGGAGGGATATCGTAAGATAGACCATTACAATCATGATTCATTAAACAAATTGTCACAAAGTTATTTTGAAGTTTTGCAGAACCTGGGAGAAAATACTTCACGCGAGGGTATTGTTAAAACACCGGAACGTGTTGCAAAAGCAATGCAGTTTCTCACACAGGGCTATCACTTGAATGCAAAAGAAATTTTAGAGTCGGCACGCTTTCGAGAAGATTACAAACAAATGGTTATTGTAAAAGATATTGAAGTATATTCTTTATGTGAACATCACATGTTACCATTTTTTGGCAAAGCACATGTTGCCTACATTCCCAACAATTACATTGTAGGGCTGAGCAAGATACCACGTGTTGTTGATGTCTTTGCCCGCAGATTGCAGGTGCAGGAAAGACTTACTGTTGAGATTCGAGATGCCATTCAGGAAACCTTGTCGCCTCTTGGAGTGGCAGTAGTTATTGAAGCCAGACACCTTTGCATGCAAATGCGCGGTATTCAAAAACAAAACTCTGTAACAACAACTTCTGCATTTACTGGCGAATTCGAAAATGACAGAACACGTAGTGAATTCTTACGCTTAATAGCTGACAAACATATTTAA
- a CDS encoding RNA-binding domain-containing protein, translated as MNYFRQNKEIQNPIRIPTAVRKMLDSGESEFLDFKKEITSVHKIAKTISSFANCNGGKLLIGVNDDRTVCGIIPEEEKFMIDKAATNYCNPMVAVAFKEWQCSDKIILEVSVPESEHKPVFAKDENEKWWVYMRIKDQTLLTSKVMVDVLRKKTDSRSTLIEFSEKEKALMEYLIIHKRITLKQYCKLINISRWRATRIIVNLISVGVLKANHSEKVEFYTLA; from the coding sequence ATGAACTACTTCCGTCAGAATAAAGAAATACAGAACCCCATAAGGATTCCAACGGCAGTAAGAAAAATGCTTGATTCCGGTGAGAGTGAATTTCTGGATTTTAAGAAAGAAATTACCAGCGTACATAAGATTGCAAAAACAATAAGCTCTTTTGCGAATTGTAATGGAGGAAAATTATTGATAGGAGTAAATGATGATAGAACTGTTTGTGGCATCATTCCGGAAGAAGAAAAATTTATGATTGATAAGGCTGCAACAAATTATTGCAATCCCATGGTTGCAGTTGCATTTAAAGAGTGGCAATGTTCGGACAAAATTATTCTGGAAGTATCTGTGCCGGAGAGTGAGCATAAACCAGTTTTTGCCAAAGACGAAAACGAAAAGTGGTGGGTATATATGCGCATCAAAGATCAGACCCTGCTGACCAGCAAGGTGATGGTTGATGTTTTACGAAAGAAAACAGACAGCAGGTCAACACTAATTGAATTTTCGGAAAAAGAAAAAGCATTGATGGAGTATTTAATTATCCATAAAAGAATAACATTGAAACAATATTGCAAGCTCATTAACATTTCGCGTTGGCGGGCAACAAGAATTATTGTAAATCTGATAAGTGTTGGTGTTTTAAAAGCCAATCATTCAGAGAAAGTAGAATTTTATACACTTGCCTGA
- a CDS encoding 16S rRNA (uracil(1498)-N(3))-methyltransferase translates to MELFYSTAIEDNTISLDEVESAHCLRVLRHKIGDPIAVTDGKGNSYKGIISAASKICKVEITAHHFENPTSNQLHIAIAPPKSIDRFEWFLEKATELGIEKITPLQCRYSERKHINAERCSKILLSAMKQSNRVYLPLLHEMMSFEKFITTASPAKKLIAHCEESVKITLEKSISAAQIIVLIGPEGDFSQHEIKLANDAGYENISLGEKRLRTETAALHVCSAFALKNRSGQS, encoded by the coding sequence ATGGAATTATTTTACAGCACAGCTATTGAAGATAATACTATTTCGTTAGATGAAGTAGAAAGTGCTCATTGCTTACGTGTGCTTCGTCATAAAATTGGCGACCCTATTGCAGTTACCGATGGAAAAGGCAACAGCTATAAGGGAATCATTTCTGCTGCATCAAAAATCTGCAAGGTTGAAATAACAGCACACCACTTTGAAAACCCTACGAGCAATCAATTACACATTGCTATTGCACCTCCGAAGTCAATTGACAGGTTTGAATGGTTCTTAGAAAAAGCAACTGAACTAGGTATTGAAAAAATTACACCGCTGCAATGTCGCTACAGCGAACGTAAACATATAAATGCTGAACGGTGTAGTAAGATATTATTATCAGCAATGAAACAAAGCAACAGAGTTTATTTGCCATTACTGCATGAAATGATGTCGTTTGAGAAATTCATTACAACTGCTTCACCAGCAAAAAAACTGATTGCGCATTGTGAAGAGAGTGTAAAAATTACGCTTGAAAAATCAATTTCAGCAGCACAGATAATAGTACTTATAGGTCCGGAAGGTGATTTCTCACAACATGAAATTAAACTTGCCAATGACGCAGGTTATGAAAATATTTCTCTTGGTGAAAAAAGGCTACGTACAGAAACTGCAGCCTTGCATGTTTGCAGTGCATTTGCACTTAAAAACAGATCAGGTCAATCGTAA
- the hisS gene encoding histidine--tRNA ligase, with the protein MKPLIPKGTRDFSPVEMVRRNFIFNTIRKVYERYGFVQIETPAMENLSTLEGKYGEEGDKLLYRILNSGEVVPDAKSKGDSLKISDLAEKGLRYDLTVPFARYVVMHQNEISFPFKRYQMQPVWRADRPQKGRYREFYQCDADIIGSTSLISEAEFLLIIQEVFRSLQIGVAIKINNRKILAGIAEVIGHSDKLIDITVAIDKLDKIGEQKVKEELLAKGLSSDVVEKMQSLFEIRGDFESKLNFLKSFLTESSIGLKGIEETENVVNYLHAFGEHLKNLELDITLARGLNYYTGSIFEVKVNDSRSTYSGSVLGGGRYDDLTGIFGLPNVSGVGISFGIDRIYDVMLEMNLFDQLHLSETTTQVLFTNFGQEEEQFCLKILNELRHAGINAEIFPEHSAKMKKQMSYADSKKIPFVILIGKDEMKSERLTIKDMTTGLQEQLTLNEIISKLNKE; encoded by the coding sequence ATGAAACCACTCATCCCTAAAGGCACACGTGATTTTTCGCCCGTAGAAATGGTACGGAGAAACTTTATTTTCAATACCATCAGAAAGGTATATGAACGCTATGGTTTTGTTCAGATCGAGACACCTGCTATGGAAAATCTATCAACACTTGAAGGTAAATATGGTGAGGAAGGTGATAAACTTTTATACAGAATTTTAAATTCAGGCGAAGTTGTTCCGGATGCAAAATCAAAAGGTGATAGTCTGAAAATTTCTGATTTGGCAGAGAAAGGTTTGCGATATGATTTAACCGTACCATTTGCTCGCTATGTGGTAATGCATCAGAATGAAATTAGCTTTCCGTTTAAGCGCTATCAGATGCAACCTGTCTGGCGGGCAGACCGTCCACAGAAGGGGCGTTATCGCGAATTTTATCAGTGCGATGCCGATATTATAGGCTCAACCTCATTGATCAGCGAAGCGGAGTTTCTTCTGATTATTCAGGAAGTCTTTAGGAGTTTGCAGATTGGTGTTGCCATTAAAATCAACAACAGAAAAATTCTGGCAGGCATTGCCGAAGTTATTGGTCATTCTGATAAACTGATTGATATAACCGTTGCCATTGATAAGCTCGATAAAATAGGCGAACAAAAAGTTAAGGAAGAACTTTTGGCTAAGGGGCTTTCATCAGATGTAGTCGAAAAGATGCAATCACTTTTCGAAATACGAGGTGATTTTGAATCAAAACTTAATTTCCTGAAATCATTTTTGACTGAGTCTTCAATTGGATTAAAAGGTATTGAAGAGACAGAAAATGTAGTAAATTATCTTCATGCATTTGGAGAACATCTTAAAAATCTTGAATTAGATATTACCCTTGCACGTGGGCTTAATTATTACACAGGCTCAATTTTTGAAGTGAAGGTTAATGACTCACGTTCAACATACAGTGGCAGTGTGCTTGGCGGAGGACGCTATGACGACCTGACCGGAATTTTTGGCCTGCCTAATGTCAGTGGTGTTGGTATTTCATTTGGAATAGACAGAATTTATGATGTCATGCTGGAAATGAATTTGTTTGATCAACTACATTTGAGTGAGACGACAACGCAGGTTTTGTTTACAAACTTTGGTCAGGAAGAAGAGCAATTTTGTTTAAAGATTTTGAATGAACTGAGACATGCCGGAATCAATGCAGAGATATTTCCTGAACACTCAGCAAAAATGAAAAAGCAAATGAGTTATGCCGACTCCAAGAAAATTCCTTTTGTAATTTTAATCGGAAAGGATGAAATGAAAAGTGAAAGGCTCACTATAAAAGATATGACAACAGGGCTACAAGAACAGTTAACATTAAACGAAATAATATCTAAGCTAAACAAGGAATAA
- the hutH gene encoding histidine ammonia-lyase — protein MKHQISSQHLDFKTLNQIIESKAALELSEDVVKRIAHCRSYLDVKVGSLAEPVYGINTGFGSLYNKSIDVADLGKLQENLVMSHACGCGDEVPVAIVKLMLFLKIQGLSYGNSGVQLQTVQRLIDFYNHEIFPVVYTQGSLGASGDLAPLAHLCLPLIGMGEVYFNGKKVPSAEVLNQFGWQPIKLQSKEGLALLNGTQFMNAYGTYAVMQSQRLMLLADIIGALSLDAFDGRIEPFHHLIHQIRPHKGQIATALRYRQLLSDSEMISRKKAHVQDPYSFRCIPQVHGASKDALDYVSYVIFNEINSVTDNPTVFPDDDLVISAGNFHGQPLALVLDFLAIALSELANISERRTYQLISGQRGLPSFLVADPGLNSGMMIPQYTAASIVSQNKQLCMPASVDSIVSSNGQEDHVSMGANAATKLYKVLHNTEKVLAIELLNAAQAFEFRRPLKSSAPLESFMSLFRKEVSFMNKDRILYTDIQTSINFLQSVNVNQYE, from the coding sequence ATGAAACATCAGATATCATCACAACATCTGGATTTTAAAACACTTAATCAAATTATTGAAAGTAAAGCTGCTCTTGAGTTATCTGAAGATGTAGTTAAACGTATTGCGCATTGCCGTAGTTATCTCGATGTTAAAGTCGGCTCACTGGCTGAGCCGGTTTATGGTATTAACACAGGTTTCGGCTCTTTGTACAACAAGAGTATTGATGTTGCAGATTTGGGAAAGCTACAGGAGAATTTGGTGATGTCTCACGCCTGTGGTTGTGGTGATGAAGTGCCGGTTGCTATTGTTAAGTTAATGTTATTTCTGAAAATTCAGGGACTTAGTTATGGCAACTCCGGTGTACAGTTGCAGACTGTTCAACGTTTGATTGATTTTTATAATCACGAAATATTTCCTGTTGTTTATACACAGGGTTCTTTAGGTGCATCAGGAGATTTGGCTCCGTTGGCACATCTGTGCCTGCCACTCATCGGTATGGGTGAAGTGTATTTTAATGGAAAGAAGGTGCCATCAGCAGAAGTACTCAATCAGTTTGGCTGGCAGCCCATCAAGCTACAGTCAAAAGAAGGACTGGCTTTACTGAACGGCACACAGTTTATGAACGCCTATGGCACTTACGCAGTTATGCAGTCGCAACGTTTGATGTTGCTTGCAGATATAATCGGAGCGCTGTCATTAGATGCTTTCGATGGCAGAATTGAACCATTTCATCACCTCATTCATCAGATACGCCCACATAAAGGGCAGATAGCAACAGCATTGCGTTACCGTCAGTTATTGTCGGATAGTGAGATGATAAGTAGAAAGAAAGCACATGTTCAGGACCCCTATTCATTCAGGTGTATTCCGCAAGTGCATGGTGCCAGTAAAGATGCACTGGATTATGTGAGCTATGTGATATTTAATGAAATAAATTCTGTTACCGATAATCCCACAGTCTTTCCTGACGATGATTTAGTCATTTCAGCAGGAAATTTTCATGGACAGCCCTTGGCATTAGTTCTTGATTTTTTAGCTATTGCATTAAGTGAGTTGGCAAATATCTCCGAGCGCAGAACCTATCAACTTATTTCCGGACAACGTGGTTTGCCTTCATTCCTTGTTGCAGATCCTGGGCTGAATTCCGGAATGATGATTCCACAATACACGGCAGCTTCTATTGTAAGCCAGAACAAACAATTGTGTATGCCAGCATCTGTTGATAGTATTGTATCAAGCAATGGACAGGAAGATCATGTGAGCATGGGTGCCAATGCAGCAACAAAATTGTATAAAGTACTCCATAATACAGAGAAGGTATTGGCAATTGAGTTGCTCAATGCCGCACAGGCATTTGAATTCAGAAGACCTTTAAAATCATCTGCTCCATTGGAATCTTTTATGAGTCTTTTCAGAAAAGAAGTTTCATTTATGAATAAAGACAGGATACTTTATACAGATATACAGACTTCAATAAACTTTTTGCAGTCAGTAAATGTTAATCAATACGAATAA
- a CDS encoding response regulator: MTQKKFLVFVVEDDRHLQKMIVDYLTEHFPDIEINLYKTGEDALIDLKLGPDLIILDYFLSLYDKDAMDGLTVLSHIRQANKTVRVVMFTGQEDPDVAAMAIKMGAFDYIVKSPESFNKLSDIITQLKKQIINETPPFDKRLLIVLLIGIIMLSALFIFRH; this comes from the coding sequence ATGACGCAGAAAAAGTTTTTGGTATTTGTTGTTGAAGATGATCGTCATCTGCAGAAAATGATTGTAGATTACCTAACAGAGCATTTTCCTGATATTGAAATCAACCTATATAAGACTGGTGAGGATGCCCTCATTGATTTAAAATTAGGTCCCGATTTAATTATACTTGATTACTTCCTGAGTCTTTATGATAAAGATGCCATGGATGGATTAACCGTTCTTTCACACATCAGGCAAGCCAATAAAACTGTACGTGTAGTAATGTTTACCGGACAGGAAGACCCTGATGTAGCAGCTATGGCTATTAAGATGGGCGCATTTGACTATATTGTAAAATCACCTGAAAGTTTCAACAAACTAAGTGATATTATCACGCAGCTCAAAAAGCAAATTATAAACGAAACTCCTCCCTTTGACAAACGATTGTTGATAGTACTACTCATTGGTATCATCATGCTTAGTGCCTTATTTATATTCAGGCATTAA
- a CDS encoding OsmC family protein has translation MAIKRNATAFWNGSGKEGKGKVTTQSTVLNQSQYSYNTRFEDGVGTNPEELIAAAHAGCFSMKLSFVLGAAGFTPDAIETKCEITLDNGAITNSHLILNAKVAGITKEKFEECANEAKANCPISKLLNTDITLSATLA, from the coding sequence ATGGCAATTAAAAGAAATGCAACAGCCTTTTGGAATGGCTCAGGCAAAGAAGGTAAGGGAAAAGTAACAACACAAAGCACTGTCTTGAATCAATCACAGTATTCTTATAATACACGCTTTGAAGATGGAGTAGGTACCAACCCCGAAGAACTGATAGCAGCAGCACATGCAGGCTGTTTCAGTATGAAATTAAGTTTTGTTTTAGGTGCTGCAGGATTTACTCCGGATGCCATTGAAACAAAATGCGAAATTACACTTGATAATGGCGCAATAACCAACTCACACCTTATTCTGAATGCAAAAGTTGCAGGTATCACAAAAGAAAAATTTGAAGAGTGTGCCAATGAGGCAAAAGCCAATTGTCCTATTTCAAAACTTCTGAATACCGACATTACTTTAAGCGCAACATTAGCTTAA